A stretch of DNA from Candidatus Methylomirabilota bacterium:
GCGGAGCTTCGGCATGGACAAGACCATGAAGATCGCCCAGCCGCTTCTGTGGATCTCTTACCTGAAGGAAGGCGGGCCGGAGCTCTACTCGGACATCTACGGCTCGATCAACTGGTACTGGGAGCTCCAGGACACGATCCCGTCGGCGAAGAAGTTCGTCGAGGCGTCCATGAAGAAGTTCAACATACCGCCCGGCGACTACGGCGCCTACTCCTACTCGGGGGTGCTCGAGGTGGCGCGCGGAGTCGAGCTGGCCAAGTCGACCGACTCGGAAGCCGTCGCGAACGCGCTCCGCAAGAGCCCCGTCTACGACCACTTCAAGGGCAAGCAGTGGTGGCGGGCCTGCGACAACAAGTCCATGCAGGACATGTGGATCGTCAAGGGTCGCGGCCCCGGCAAGACCAAGGGCGACTGGGGGCTGATGGACATGGTCGCGAAGGTGACCGCGGACGAGAAATACGACCGGACCTGCGCCGAGAAAGGGTTCGTCTAGGCCCTGATGGACTTTTCGCTCGCCGCGGTCCTGCCCCAGATCTTCACTGGCCTGGTGCTGGGGATGCTCTTCGTGTTGCTCGCGATCGGCCTGTCGCTGATCTTCGGGCTCATGACCGTGGTCAATTTCTCGCACGGAGCGCTCTACATGCTGGGCGCCTACTTCACCGTGTTCTTTCTCGGTTACACGCGCAACTTCTGGCTGGCGCTGCTGCTGGCGCCGCTCATGGTCGGGACGTTCGGGCTCCTCGTGGAGCGCTTCCTCATCCGGAGGCTCTATGGCCGGAGCCCGGACGATCCGCTGCTGCTCACCTTCGGGCTCTCGCTCGTGCTCATCGAGACCGCCAAGCTCGTCTGGGGGAAGATCGGGCTCACGCTCGATCCCCCCCGCGAGCTGGGCGGGGCCGTCAACCTCGGCTTCATGGCGTTTCCCGCGTACCGGCTCTTCGTGATCGCGGTCACCGTGGGGGTACTGCTCGCCCTCTGGGCTTTCCTCACGCGCACCAACGTCGGGCTCATCATCCGCGCGGGCTCGCGCGATCCACTGATGGTCCGCGCCCTCGGCATCGATCTCAACCGCATCTGGCTGCTCGTCTTCGGCATCGGGTGCGCCTTGGCAGGTCTCGCGGGAGCGCTCGCCGGCCCGATGCGGGGCGCCTACGCGGAGATGGGCGTCACCATGGTCATCGAGTCGTTCGTGGTGGTCGTCGTCGGCGGGATGGGCAGCCTTCTCGGCGCGGTGGTGGCCGGGATCATGATGGGACAGGTGGTGGGCATCACCACCTTCTTCGCGCCCGCGCTCGCCGAGATCATGGTCTTCGTCGTGATGGCACTGGTTCTCCTCGTCCGGCCCAGCGGGATCTTCGGCGAGGCCGGGCTCATGGAGTGAGGGTGCCCGGCGTGGGCGCCTTGATTTCATGGGGGGGCCGCCATCCCGTGGCGGCCTTCGGCATGTTCTTCGCCGTGTTTCCGTTCCTCATGCCGTACAAGTCGCTCGCGTCCCAGGTGCTGATCTTCGGACTCTTCGCGCTCGGCTTCAACCTCCTCTACGGCTACACGGGCCTCCTGTCCTTCGGCCACGCGGCCTACTACGGCCTCGGCGCCTACGGCACGGGCATCGCGCTCGCCAAGCTCAAGATTGGCTCGCTCTGGCTCGGGATCGCCGCGGGGCCCCTGCTGGCCGTCCTGGGCGGCGCCGCGATCGGCTTCTTCTGCCTGCGGCGGCGCGGCATCTACTTCGCCATGCTGACGCTCGCCTTCGCCCAGCTCCTCTACTTCGTCGCGTTCCACCTGCCTGACGTGACGGGCGGTGACGACGGTCTGCGCGGGATCCCGCTGCTGCCGCTCAATCTCTTCGGCTGGAAGATCGACCTCGAGGGCTCGCTGGCTTTTTACTACTTCACGTTTGTCCTGGTCTGGCTCGCGGTTGCGGGCCTCAAGCGCATTCTCGACTCGCCCTTCGGCTCTGTGCTCCAGGCCATCCGAGAGAACGGCGACCGGGCGTCTGCGTGCGGCTACGATGTCCGCCGCGTCAAGCACCTGTCTTTCGTCTTCTCGGCGTTCTTCGCGGGCCTGGCAGGGGGGCTGGACGCGCTGCGGCTGGCGGTTGTGCCCGTGGAGTCGCTGTACTGGGTCACGTCGGGGCAGGTGGTGATCATGACGCTTCTCGGGGGCGCGGGCACCTTCTTCGGCCCCTTCGTCGGCGCCGGCACCTATCTGGTGCTCGGAGACCGGCTGGCCGTCTTCACCGAGCGCTGGCCGCTCGTGATCGGTCTCATCTTCATGGCGTTCGTGCTCTTCCTGCCCAAGGGCATCTGGGGCACGCTCGTGGCGAACCTCCCCGGCGGTGCTCCCGCCGAGGGCAAATGGCACTAGCCAAGGAGGACATCATGGCGGTCAAGGTGCTGGAGCTGCATCATCACGGCATTCGCGTCAACCCGGAAGAGACCGACAAGTCGCTGGCCTTCTACCGCGATGTGCTGGGGCTCACGCCGGACGCGGGGCGCCCGAACATCCCCGGCATTCCCGGGTACTGGATGGACTGCGGCAACGACACGCAGATCCACATCATGGGCTGCGAAGGCACGTCGCGCTACGCCAAGGGGCCGAAGCAGGACCCGACGACGCTCCACGTGGCGCTGGCCGTGCCCGACATCCAGGAGGCCAAGCGCGAGCTGGACCGCATGGGTGTCAAGTACTGGACCATCCAGTCCGTGGTCGGCCCGCAGCTCGAGCAGATCTTCATGGACGATCCGCACGGCAACCTGGTCGAGCTGCACGAGGCCGGCACCTGCCGCTGCAAGAAGACCGTCCGTAAGAGCGCGGCCGCGTCGCCGACGATGGCGGGCTAGGATGGGGGCGGGCTAGGATGCGACAGGACGTCGTCGACCGCGCCGACGCCCTTACGCGCGAGAAGATCGCCCCGCGCGCGGCCATGTACGACCGCGAGGGCAAGAACCCCGTGGAGAGCTGGGGCGATCTTCGGCGCGAGAGTTTCTTGGGGTGCGCGATTCCGAAGGCGTACGGCGGCATGGGGCTCGACATGGCGACCTACATCGGCGTCATCCGCACGATCGCCCGCGGCTGTGCCAACACGGCCATGACGGTCCACATGCATTCCACGGTCATGCGCTTCCTCGACGCTCTCGGCACGGAGGCGCAGAAGCGTCGCTACTTCGCCGAGGTGGTCGAGCACGGGAAGATGTTCGGCAGCTGGGGCAGCGAACCCGCGGTGAGCCTCTCGCGCACCTTCACGATGGAGACGGTCGTGCGGGCGGCGGACGGCGGATGGGTCGTGGACGGCGTCAAGCACTTCTGCACCATGGCGCTCGGCGCCTCGTACTACATGGTCTGGTGCGCCCTCGACGGCAGCGGCGACATGGCCACCGCGCTCCTCCAGGTCCTCGTGCCCGCCGAGAGCGCCGGCATCTCCACCGACGGTAAGTGGGACACCCTCGGCATGCGCGCGACCTTCAGCCCGACCGTGATGTTGTCGAACGTGCGCGTCCCGCAGGACGCGACCCTCGGCAAGCCCGGCTCGGCGACGGGCGTGGGCGTGGTCGAGAGCTTCGCGCTGGGTTACGCGGCCGTCTACGTCGGTATCGCGGAGGCGGCTTTCGAGTTCGCCGCGGACTACGTGAAAAAGCGCGTCGTCAAGCCCGAGAACGTTCCCGTGTCCAATGATCCGGGAGTCCAGCGCCAGATCGGTGACCTCGAGGCGCGCCTGGACGCCGCGCGGCTCGTCCTCCACGACTCGGCCTCGCGCTGGGAAGCCGCCGACGTGGCCCAGCGCGGGCACTTGGCCAACCGCGCAAAGTATCTGACCACGGAGATCGGCCTGCATGTCACGTCGCTGGCGCTCCAGATCACCGGCGGGCGCGGCGCCTACAAGGATTATCCCGTCGAGCGGGCTTTCCGTGACATGCGCACGGCGTCGCTCATGCCGCCCACGATGGAACGCATGGTCGAGGGCATGGGAAAGATCGCGCTGGGGTTGGGCGGCAGCATGTTCGAGTTCAGCGCCGGTCTCAAGAACGCCTGATGCCCAAGATCGCGTTCGTGGGCCTGGGCGCCATGGGCAGCGCCATGGTCAAGCGCCTCCTGGCCGCCGGCCACCCCGTCACCGGCTACAACAGGACGCGCGCCAAGGCCGAGGCGCTCGCCGCTCTCGGCATGAGCGTGGCGGACTCGGCGCGAGCCGCGGCCGAAGGCGCCGACGTGGTGCTGAGCATGGTGACGGACTCCGAGGCGCTCCGCGACGTGGCCCTCCGCCCCGACGGCATCCTGGCCGGGCTCGGCAAGGGCGCCGTGTGGGCCGAGATGAGCACCGTCAGCCCCGCGGTGACGCGCATGCTGGGCGAGCGCGTCGCGGAGCGGGGGGCGGCGATATTGGACGCACCGGTGTCGGGCAGCACCGTCACCATCGCGCAGGGGCAGCTGAGCTTCATCGTGGGAGGCGACGCGGCCGCTCTCGAGCGTATCCGGCCATATCTCCTCGCCATCGGCCCCACCATCACCCATGTCGGCGCGCTCGGCCTGGCCGTGACCATGAAGATCGCCATCAACCTCGGCATCGGCGTCCAGATCCTGGCTTTCGCCGAAGCGGTGCTGCTGGCAGAGAAGTCAGGCATCCCGCGCGAGCGCGCCGTCGAGGCGCTCCTCAAGAGCGTCACGGCGTCGCCCATGCTGAAGTACCGCGGGCCCTTCGTGCTGAAGATGCCCGAGGAGGCGCTTTTCAACGTGGTGCTCATGCAGAAAGACCTCGGCCTTGCCCTCGAGCAGGGGCGGGCGGTAGGCGTGCCGCTGCCGTCGACAAGTCTCACCCACGAGATGCTGACGGCCGCGCGCGGCCTCGGCTTAGCAGACAAGGACTTCGCCGCCGTCTTCGACGTCCTCGCGCGGATGAGCGGCCTGCCCGGCAGCTGCTGATAGCGTTGACAGGGCGTGCCCTCGCGCTCATAGTGCCTGCCACGTCTCGCTGGCGAAACAGCGAAGGCCGGAATTCCTCTGGCTGGGAAGCAACCACACGACGGTCATGGGAGGGAACGACATGCCCAAGTACCTTTTCATGGTGTCCTACACGGCGCAGGGCGCGAAGGGGCTGCTCAAGGATGGTGGCTCGAAGCGGCGGACGGCGGCCGAGCAGGCGGCGAAGGCGGTAGGCGGCAAGGTCGAGTCGTTCTACTTCGCATTTGGTGACAGCGACGCGTTCGTGATCGCAGAAGCACCCGACCATGCCTCGAGCGCTGCGATATCCCTGGCCGTGGCCGCCAGCGGCGGCGGTCACATCAAGACCGTGGTCCTCATGACCCCAGAGGAGATGGACCAGGCCGCGAAGAAGAACGTCGGTTACCGGCCACCAGGCCAGTA
This window harbors:
- a CDS encoding branched-chain amino acid ABC transporter permease — translated: MDFSLAAVLPQIFTGLVLGMLFVLLAIGLSLIFGLMTVVNFSHGALYMLGAYFTVFFLGYTRNFWLALLLAPLMVGTFGLLVERFLIRRLYGRSPDDPLLLTFGLSLVLIETAKLVWGKIGLTLDPPRELGGAVNLGFMAFPAYRLFVIAVTVGVLLALWAFLTRTNVGLIIRAGSRDPLMVRALGIDLNRIWLLVFGIGCALAGLAGALAGPMRGAYAEMGVTMVIESFVVVVVGGMGSLLGAVVAGIMMGQVVGITTFFAPALAEIMVFVVMALVLLVRPSGIFGEAGLME
- a CDS encoding branched-chain amino acid ABC transporter permease, coding for MGALISWGGRHPVAAFGMFFAVFPFLMPYKSLASQVLIFGLFALGFNLLYGYTGLLSFGHAAYYGLGAYGTGIALAKLKIGSLWLGIAAGPLLAVLGGAAIGFFCLRRRGIYFAMLTLAFAQLLYFVAFHLPDVTGGDDGLRGIPLLPLNLFGWKIDLEGSLAFYYFTFVLVWLAVAGLKRILDSPFGSVLQAIRENGDRASACGYDVRRVKHLSFVFSAFFAGLAGGLDALRLAVVPVESLYWVTSGQVVIMTLLGGAGTFFGPFVGAGTYLVLGDRLAVFTERWPLVIGLIFMAFVLFLPKGIWGTLVANLPGGAPAEGKWH
- a CDS encoding VOC family protein; its protein translation is MALAKEDIMAVKVLELHHHGIRVNPEETDKSLAFYRDVLGLTPDAGRPNIPGIPGYWMDCGNDTQIHIMGCEGTSRYAKGPKQDPTTLHVALAVPDIQEAKRELDRMGVKYWTIQSVVGPQLEQIFMDDPHGNLVELHEAGTCRCKKTVRKSAAASPTMAG
- a CDS encoding acyl-CoA dehydrogenase family protein, yielding MRQDVVDRADALTREKIAPRAAMYDREGKNPVESWGDLRRESFLGCAIPKAYGGMGLDMATYIGVIRTIARGCANTAMTVHMHSTVMRFLDALGTEAQKRRYFAEVVEHGKMFGSWGSEPAVSLSRTFTMETVVRAADGGWVVDGVKHFCTMALGASYYMVWCALDGSGDMATALLQVLVPAESAGISTDGKWDTLGMRATFSPTVMLSNVRVPQDATLGKPGSATGVGVVESFALGYAAVYVGIAEAAFEFAADYVKKRVVKPENVPVSNDPGVQRQIGDLEARLDAARLVLHDSASRWEAADVAQRGHLANRAKYLTTEIGLHVTSLALQITGGRGAYKDYPVERAFRDMRTASLMPPTMERMVEGMGKIALGLGGSMFEFSAGLKNA
- a CDS encoding NAD(P)-dependent oxidoreductase, which gives rise to MPKIAFVGLGAMGSAMVKRLLAAGHPVTGYNRTRAKAEALAALGMSVADSARAAAEGADVVLSMVTDSEALRDVALRPDGILAGLGKGAVWAEMSTVSPAVTRMLGERVAERGAAILDAPVSGSTVTIAQGQLSFIVGGDAAALERIRPYLLAIGPTITHVGALGLAVTMKIAINLGIGVQILAFAEAVLLAEKSGIPRERAVEALLKSVTASPMLKYRGPFVLKMPEEALFNVVLMQKDLGLALEQGRAVGVPLPSTSLTHEMLTAARGLGLADKDFAAVFDVLARMSGLPGSC
- a CDS encoding GYD domain-containing protein, which encodes MPKYLFMVSYTAQGAKGLLKDGGSKRRTAAEQAAKAVGGKVESFYFAFGDSDAFVIAEAPDHASSAAISLAVAASGGGHIKTVVLMTPEEMDQAAKKNVGYRPPGQ